A single genomic interval of Haloplasma contractile SSD-17B harbors:
- a CDS encoding alpha/beta fold hydrolase, whose protein sequence is MKFIKTEENVKICVHDYSHNGTPIIFLHRLEGNAKEWTGVISHLKKEYDIVSLDLRGHGKSSKPNSGYHIDRLALDVKVVMDQLKIKQAHLVGNELGSKVAISLAANYKSRVLSIVCIGSVRNFFGKYGLYDLKDSESIQNQKKEILTNINRRTLPKKDNKEELMTHLKLLTLDEGKDFNTFRHRFYEYEVAQDEAFYYTLSCKNHVIREVTKQLFDIDFEHYFLQVDCPILFMPSDEEDELTHVTESIRHFATYISPSYVRVIEFSEFLDAAFDFPEEVSKEMIAFYKKI, encoded by the coding sequence ATGAAGTTTATTAAAACAGAAGAAAATGTTAAGATTTGTGTTCATGATTACTCTCATAATGGGACTCCTATTATTTTCTTGCACCGATTAGAAGGAAATGCGAAAGAATGGACTGGTGTTATTTCTCACTTGAAAAAAGAGTATGATATTGTTTCACTTGACTTACGAGGTCATGGAAAATCGTCAAAACCCAATAGTGGTTATCACATTGATCGTCTTGCTCTTGATGTAAAAGTAGTAATGGATCAGTTAAAAATTAAGCAAGCACATCTAGTCGGAAATGAACTTGGTTCGAAGGTTGCGATTAGTTTGGCTGCTAATTATAAATCGCGAGTGCTTTCGATTGTTTGTATTGGTTCTGTAAGGAACTTCTTCGGTAAATATGGACTGTATGATCTAAAAGACAGCGAATCAATTCAAAATCAGAAGAAAGAAATATTAACTAATATAAACAGGCGTACTCTACCTAAGAAGGATAATAAAGAAGAACTCATGACACATTTAAAGTTATTAACCTTAGATGAAGGCAAAGACTTCAATACGTTTCGTCATCGATTCTATGAATATGAGGTTGCTCAAGATGAAGCTTTTTATTATACATTGAGCTGTAAAAATCATGTGATCAGAGAAGTGACAAAACAGTTATTTGATATTGACTTTGAACATTACTTTCTTCAAGTCGACTGCCCAATACTATTTATGCCGAGTGATGAAGAAGACGAACTAACCCATGTTACAGAATCCATCAGGCATTTTGCTACCTATATTAGTCCGAGTTATGTCAGGGTGATTGAATTTTCAGAGTTTTTAGATGCAGCGTTTGACTTTCCAGAGGAGGTAAGCAAAGAAATGATCGCCTTTTATAAAAAGATCTAA
- a CDS encoding STM3941 family protein — MNKIYNCDEEVIIKSNRFKVVCIFMFFTVIELVMLSNIIYFNIESIVIKFIIMIASLFIAFGMIVYFIQIFENKPLLIINKNGFTDNSTLLSLGFISWEEVIELYEKSDYINELKNIHFIAVRLKDINKLLNTVSKIKSKLIRSNLDTILISVVTSTYKDQEVLEIMQYYFDSYKEKQMIN, encoded by the coding sequence ATGAATAAAATCTATAATTGTGATGAAGAAGTCATTATTAAATCAAATAGATTTAAAGTTGTATGTATTTTTATGTTTTTTACTGTTATTGAACTAGTGATGCTTAGTAATATTATTTATTTTAATATTGAATCAATAGTTATAAAATTTATTATAATGATCGCTTCTTTATTTATTGCTTTTGGTATGATCGTTTATTTCATACAGATATTTGAAAATAAACCCTTACTAATTATTAATAAAAATGGTTTTACAGATAACTCAACTTTATTAAGTTTAGGGTTTATTTCATGGGAAGAAGTAATAGAACTATATGAAAAATCTGACTATATTAATGAGTTGAAAAATATTCATTTTATCGCTGTCAGATTAAAAGATATTAATAAACTTCTGAATACAGTTTCAAAGATAAAATCAAAACTAATAAGATCTAATTTAGATACAATCCTTATTTCAGTTGTTACATCTACATATAAAGATCAGGAAGTATTAGAAATTATGCAATATTATTTTGATTCATATAAAGAAAAACAAATGATAAATTAG